A region of the Ferrimicrobium acidiphilum DSM 19497 genome:
CTTTGGCTTCCAGTCCATGCGGGTTCGACACTTTTCCTAGGGGTGGTAGTGGCAGGCGCTGGAATGCTTTCGGCGATTGTAGCCATCCTTTATGCCTTTCAGCAACGCGATTGGCGCCGTTTGCTCTCACTTTCAGGAGTTGAGAACGCCGGTATTGCGATCGCTGCCTTGGGAGCGGCGCTGATATTTCAGGCTGGTGGTCAGTCGGAGCTTGCGGGTCTGTGTTGGCTGATTGGGATTTTGCACCTGATGGGTCACAGTCTCGCGAAGGCGAGTCTCTTCATAGCCTCGCATGTGAAGGCGGAGCGTGACGACAACTACCAAGTCGAGCAGACGGGAGTCGCCCACGAATTTCCGTGGACGGTCGGAGTGGGTGGCTTGATCGCCTCGATGAGCCTTTCAGCGATGCCGCCAGCTATGGGTTTTGTGACCGAGTGGCTCCTCTTCGAGGCACTTTTCCATGATTTCACGCTCACCTCGCTCGCGGGACGGACGACGCTCATCCTGGTGGGGGCTGGGCTTGCTCTTTCAGCGGCGCTCTCACTCGCCACATTCGTCAAACTTTACGGAGTTGGTCTCCTGGGAGCTAGGCGTGACGGGAAGGCTGTCGGGCTCGCGAATCGACTGGGTGTGATCATCCTCGGTTTGGCGAACCTAGCTGCGGCTATCAGCCTTGTTTTTTGGGAGCCGATGATGCGCCGAGCCTCCTGGCCGGATCCTGCCAGTGCCAAGGCCCTAGTTGACGGGCTGTTGATCGTTCCTCTGTCCAGTGGGTTCGCATTTATCTCACCTGTCAAGTTCGTGATCGTCGGAGCATTGTTCGCCATCCTACCGATCCTCTTGGTGGTTCGACGTTTCAAGCCCCGGCGTGTGCCTCCCTGGAGTGGGGGAGAGGTGGTTGATATGGCGGCGAGTGCCACGACTGCGTTTGCCTTCTCTAACCCCTTGCGCACCGTCTATTCATTCCTTTATCGCCCGAAGACCGAGACGGAACGAAGTTACCGCGACAAAGGGTATGTACTTGAACAGCTAAGCTATCACGCCGCCGAGGCGCCAATGGTTGGAGCTGGGCTGATCGAACTGCTACGAAGCGGAGTCAGTCGACTGGCAAGGCTGTTTAGCCCGCTGCAGAGCGGACAGCTGAACGCCTACCTGAGTTACCTGCTTGTACTGTTCTTGATCGCAGTCATCGCCATCTTTATCCACTGAGTTGAGTCGACAGCAGC
Encoded here:
- a CDS encoding proton-conducting transporter membrane subunit, yielding MATLGMEIAAALFLVGIVSNLIRVSPKAPIVARLAVLLGVVVGFISDMLGLPNGTSTLHLFVLENQPLVWRMDPAALLILAPAWLAVVIAVWVRREPGSWWSFGVALALLGVLCLTGLNNGASMIFGWELMSLGGAVMILSNRADGKGSRATLSMLALLEVGSVALIAAVALLGPHLGFASFRSDWAARGVVVSAIIGLLFLVGFGAKLGVVPLYSWVADAYGSADGPTGAVLSSVVLNAAYFALGRALLLWLPVHAGSTLFLGVVVAGAGMLSAIVAILYAFQQRDWRRLLSLSGVENAGIAIAALGAALIFQAGGQSELAGLCWLIGILHLMGHSLAKASLFIASHVKAERDDNYQVEQTGVAHEFPWTVGVGGLIASMSLSAMPPAMGFVTEWLLFEALFHDFTLTSLAGRTTLILVGAGLALSAALSLATFVKLYGVGLLGARRDGKAVGLANRLGVIILGLANLAAAISLVFWEPMMRRASWPDPASAKALVDGLLIVPLSSGFAFISPVKFVIVGALFAILPILLVVRRFKPRRVPPWSGGEVVDMAASATTAFAFSNPLRTVYSFLYRPKTETERSYRDKGYVLEQLSYHAAEAPMVGAGLIELLRSGVSRLARLFSPLQSGQLNAYLSYLLVLFLIAVIAIFIH